From the genome of Lotus japonicus ecotype B-129 chromosome 6, LjGifu_v1.2, one region includes:
- the LOC130724579 gene encoding vesicle transport protein GOT1-like: MVSFEMNDRKKIGLGLTGFGIFFSFLGVIFFFDKGLLAMGNILFISGVSVTIGLKSTMQFFMKPSNFKGTISFGIGFLILIMGWPILGMIGESYGFIVLFSGFWPTVAVFLQKIPVLGWLFQQPYVRSLLDRYRGKRVPV, from the exons ATGGTTTCCTTTGAGATGAATGATCGCAAGA AGATTGGATTGGGATTAACGGGCTTTGGTATATTTTTCTCATTCCTTGGCGTTATATTCTTCTTCGACAAGGGATTGCTTGCAATGGGAAAT ATCCTCTTTATTTCTGGAGTATCTGTCACCATTGGACTGAAATCCACCATGCAATTCTTCATGAAACCTAGTAATTTCAAG GGAACAATTTCATTCGGTATTGGATTCTTGATTCTTATCATGGGTTGGCCTATTCTGGGCATGATTGGGGAGTCTTATGGGTTCATTGTACTCTTCAG TGGTTTCTGGCCCACAGTGGCTGTTTTCTTGCAGAAAATTCCAGTTCTTGGTTGGTTGTTTCAACAGCCATATGTTCGATCA TTGCTTGACCGCTATAGAGGCAAACGGGTGCCTGTGTAA